A genome region from Lytechinus pictus isolate F3 Inbred chromosome 14, Lp3.0, whole genome shotgun sequence includes the following:
- the LOC129276368 gene encoding beta-1,3-galactosyltransferase 5-like yields the protein MSFVYFAFIDMLVPLSVNFLNRYHRYSMRIIAMIVLIIIVITSLRSLIRMDSCITSVGAEIEPAHRHQSRKINGDVNIRYFERIHGEEYGYIHNPRNICLGEDGKKEPIFLLFLVMSTPREIYLREAIRDSYANDTNWPVLEEGSVRTVFLIGDIDAHDYVTQDVINGEMYYYGDIVQSTEFIDSNSNQTRKIIMGFRWVKDHCRHALYVMKIEERSMVNQRTLIKRLRGNHVLKHFLLGDVVTDVQALRDNMRLNIPPEMIHPNGTLPPFFYGAGYILSFDVVEAIHQVSFSIPFVINTNVYIGLCLQKLGITLIQTPDDVSFSKKIIYNESGRNGVDKFNQCIAIPHLSETEMYILWRFGKI from the coding sequence AtgagttttgtttattttgcatTCATCGATATGTTGGTTCCTCTATCAGTGAATTTTTTGAACAGGTATCATCGGTACAGTATGCGCATCATCGCCATGATtgtcctcatcatcatcgttatcacgTCACTACGATCATTGATAAGAATGGATTCGTGTATCACTTCAGTTGGAGCGGAAATTGAACCTGCCCATCGTCATCAAAGCAGAAAGATTAATGGTGATGTAAACATTCGTTACTTTGAACGCATACATGGTGAAGAGTATGGCTATATCCACAATCCTCGTAACATCTGTTTGGGCGAGGATGGTAAAAAAGAGCCAATATTTCTCCTGTTTCTGGTAATGTCAACTCCACGAGAAATTTACTTGAGAGAAGCGATTCGAGACTCATACGCGAACGATACAAACTGGCCAGTCCTGGAAGAAGGCTCGGTCAGGACCGTGTTCCTCATCGGCGACATCGACGCACACGATTACGTAACCCAAGATGTCATCAACGGTGAGATGTACTACTATGGCGACATCGTACAGTCGACCGAGTTCATAGATTCCAATTCAAATCAAACCAGAAAAATTATCATGGGGTTTCGATGGGTGAAGGACCACTGTCGTCACGCCCTCTACGTCATGAAAATTGAAGAGCGAAGCATGGTGAACCAAAGGACTCTTATCAAACGCCTCAGAGGGAATCATGTCCTGAAACATTTCCTATTGGGGGATGTAGTAACAGATGTCCAAGCATTGCGTGACAATATGCGTTTGAATATACCTCCCGAGATGATACATCCTAATGGAACTTTACCACCCTTTTTCTACGGCGCAGGGTATATACTGTCCTTTGACGTTGTGGAAGCTATTCACCAAGTTTCCTTTAGCATCCCATTCGTTATAAATACGAATGTTTATATCGGATTATGTCTTCAAAAACTTGGCATCACATTGATCCAGACTCCTGATGATGTATCCttctcaaagaaaataatttataaCGAATCCGGACGTAATGGTGTCGATAAGTTTAATCAATGCATAGCTATACCACATTTATCAGAAACTGAAATGTACATTCTCTGGCGATttggaaaaatataa